The nucleotide sequence GCCTCGAGGCGGGAGAGGCGGAGGAGGCCAGCGAGAAGGGCCTCCATCCGCTCCGCCTCCCGTAAAGCCCCCTCCAGGGCCCTGGGCTCGGGCCTCCTCTTAAGCACCTCCAGGAAGCCCTTGAGGGCGGCGAGAGGGTTACGAAGCTCGTGGGAGGCGTGGTGGGCGAAGCGCCGGGCCGCCCTCTCCTTTTCGGAAAGCTCCCCTAGGAGGCCCACCACCCGCCGGAAGAGGGCGTTCAAGGCTGAGACCACCGGGCGGAGCTCGGCGAGGCCTGGGTCGGGCAGAGGGCTTAGGTCCTCGGGGGAGCGCTCCCTTAGCCCCCGCTCCAGGCGCCTTAGGGGGCCTAGGAGCCAGGAGAGGGCAAAGGCGGCGAGGAGAAAGACCAGTAGGAGAAGCCCCCCGCCCCAGGTGGCGTAGAGGAGGAGAAGCCGCCTCCCCAGGCCCGAAACTCCCTCCAAAGGCACCGCCAGGCCGAAGCCCAAGCCTTCCCCCGGCAACGCCACGTAGAACGCCCCCCGCCACACCCCCTGGTAGGGCCGCCCTTCCTTGAGGGCCTGGAGGAGCTCCGGGGGCAGGGGCCAGGGGGCGAGCTGGGTGAAGCGGGCCTCCTCCCCCCGCACCACGAACCCCACCCCGCCGCCGAAAAGCTGGCTCAGACGGAAGAGCTCCAGGAGGAGGGCCTCCTCCCCCCTCGGTCCTTCCTCCTTAAGGAGGAAGAGCCGGGTGAAAAGGGCCCGGCTCAGGTCCTCGCCCGCCGCCCGCTCCGCCTCCTTGGCGGAGAGCCAGGCCAAGGGCAAAAGGAGGAGGAGGAGGGCTAGGAGAAGGAGGGCGAAGAGCCTTGCCCTAAGGGAGGAAAAGGCGGTAGCCATGGCCGCGCACCGTCTGGATGGGATTGGGCTCCCCCAGGGCTTTTCTGAGGACGGAGAGGTGGACCTCCAGGGTGGCGGGCTCCACGGGCTCCCCCCAGACCCGAAGCATCAGGGCCTCCTTGGAGAGGACCTCCTCGGGGGCCTCCAGGAAGGCCTTTAGGAGGAGGAAGGCCTTGGGGGAAAGGCTAAGGCGCCTCTCCCCCCGGAAGGCCTCCATGCGCCTCGGGTAGAGGCGGAGGTCCTTGTAGGCGAGCACCTCCTCCCGCCTCCGGGCCCGGCGGGCCAGGGCCTCGAGGCGGGCGAGGAGCTCCTGAAGGCTATAGGGCTTTACCAGGTAGTCGTCCGCTCCCGCTCTAAGGCCCTTCACCCGCCACTCCACCCCCTCCAAGGCGGTGAGCATGAGGACGGGCACCTCCGAGCGGGCCCGGATCTCCTTGAGGAGGGAAAACCCGTCCCCCTCGGGCAGGAGGACGTCCAGGACCACCGCCTCCGCCCAGGGAAGGAGCTCCAGGGCCGCCCTGGGGCTCGCCGCGGAGCGCACCTCGTGCCCCTCGAGGGAAAGCCCGAGCTCCAGGGCCTCCCGCACCCCGGGGTCGTCTTCCACCAGGAGGATCCTCATACCGGGTTCTTCCAAAGGGAAAGGGCGCGCACCGGGGCGTAGACCTCCAAGGGGGGAAGCGGCTCGCCGGTCTCGAGGTCTAGGCGGTGGATGCGGGTGCTCCCCCGCCGGGCGGCGTAGAGAATGCCGTCCAGGGGCAAAAGCTCCACCAGGCTCATCCGGTCCTCCCCCTCCAGGAGGGGCAAGGAAAGGGAGGAAAGAAGGGCCCCCGAGAGGTCCAGCACCCTCACCTTGCCCGCCTCGGCGTCGTAGACGTAGAGCCTTTCCTCCCCGACGCCCACGCCCCCGAGAAGCCTAAGGGCCTCGCTTTCCTTGGAACGTCGGAAGGCATACCGGGAAAGGTAGCGCCCATCCAGGGAAAGCCGCTGGACCTGGCGGTTGCCGTAGTCCAGGACAAAGAGGTACTCCCCCGAGGCCACCAGGGCCTTGGGGTCCTGAAAGGTCCCCCGCCCGGGGCCCTGCCCCCCAAAGCGCCCCTGGTACTGCCCCAGGAGGTCCAGGCGGCTTAGGGTGGCCGTCTCCCCGTCCAAGACGAAGAGAAACCCCCCGGCCACCGCCAGGCCCAGGGGAAAGAGGAACTCCCCGGGCTTCATCCCGTAGGGCCCCGCGGAGAGGAGGAGCTCCCCTTCCGGAGAAAAGCGGTGGAGCATCCGGGCCCCGTGCTCAAAGACCGCAACCCAGATGCCCCCCTCGGGGTCGGCGGCCACGGCCAGGGGCGGGGCGGGGAAATGCCCCTTGGCGGAGCCGATGCCCGAGATGAGCCGGCTGGCGGTGCCTTCCAGGTCCAGAAAGCGGACGGTCCCCTTCTTGGCCTCCACCCCCAGGAGGAGGTAGTAGGGGTGGGCCAGGCCCCTCTCTTCCTCCCACGGCCCCTCGAGGACCCGGATCACCTCCTCGAGGCCCGGGCGCTTGGAAGGGTCCTTCTCCAGCATCCTGAGGGCGAGGTCGGAAAGGGCCTGGGGGATCTCGGGCTTGAGCTGCTTGGGGGGGGTGGGCACCTGGAAGATCTGCTGGTGGATCACGGTCTCGTACCCCCCGGTGAAGGGGGGCTGACCGGTGAGGGCCTCGTAGAGGACGATGCCCAGGGAGTAGATGTCCGAGCGGTGGTCCAGCTTCTGCCCCTTGGCCTGCTCGGGGCTCATGTAGACAGGGGTGCCGATCCGGGCCCCGGTGATGGTGAGGCGGGTGAGGACCTTGCCCGCGGCGATGCCGAAGTCCATGAGGCGCACCCCCCGGGGGTCCACCCCGTCCTCCCGGAGGGCCCCCTTCAGGACCATGACGTTCCCCGGCTTGATGTCCCGGTGGACGATCCCCTGGGCGTGGATGTGCCGGAGGGCGTCCGCCACCCGGGCCAGGATGGCCGCCGCCTGCTTGAGGTTCAGGCGCCTTTCCTCAATGAGCCGGTCCAGGCCCTCCCCGTCCAGGAACTCCATGGCGATGAAGTGAACCCCGTCCACCTGGCCATGGTCG is from Thermus islandicus DSM 21543 and encodes:
- a CDS encoding sensor histidine kinase, with product MATAFSSLRARLFALLLLALLLLLLPLAWLSAKEAERAAGEDLSRALFTRLFLLKEEGPRGEEALLLELFRLSQLFGGGVGFVVRGEEARFTQLAPWPLPPELLQALKEGRPYQGVWRGAFYVALPGEGLGFGLAVPLEGVSGLGRRLLLLYATWGGGLLLLVFLLAAFALSWLLGPLRRLERGLRERSPEDLSPLPDPGLAELRPVVSALNALFRRVVGLLGELSEKERAARRFAHHASHELRNPLAALKGFLEVLKRRPEPRALEGALREAERMEALLAGLLRLSRLEAHPLSPRLLDLRAFLEERGVAVEGEGVVPADPELLALAVENVLENARLHGQLPVRARLVREGEGVWLWLVDSGPGFPEPLLPRVLEPFVHGGKGTGLGLALVAAVARAHGGKARAENRGGAAVGLFLPLASLKVSPGAPFGEEG
- a CDS encoding protein kinase domain-containing protein, which produces MIWLLALLLVLLTALLAVRLGPWPLLLLLAALSGVGVVSGMRPEAAAPWLLLALGALAAPRLYLGPRRRAPKRQASREKRPTRTKTTEEVQSLSQRYEVLEKVGVGGMATVYKAKDKRTGRLVALKVPQERFVGDPRFVRRFHREAEVLAKMDHPNIVKVYDHGQVDGVHFIAMEFLDGEGLDRLIEERRLNLKQAAAILARVADALRHIHAQGIVHRDIKPGNVMVLKGALREDGVDPRGVRLMDFGIAAGKVLTRLTITGARIGTPVYMSPEQAKGQKLDHRSDIYSLGIVLYEALTGQPPFTGGYETVIHQQIFQVPTPPKQLKPEIPQALSDLALRMLEKDPSKRPGLEEVIRVLEGPWEEERGLAHPYYLLLGVEAKKGTVRFLDLEGTASRLISGIGSAKGHFPAPPLAVAADPEGGIWVAVFEHGARMLHRFSPEGELLLSAGPYGMKPGEFLFPLGLAVAGGFLFVLDGETATLSRLDLLGQYQGRFGGQGPGRGTFQDPKALVASGEYLFVLDYGNRQVQRLSLDGRYLSRYAFRRSKESEALRLLGGVGVGEERLYVYDAEAGKVRVLDLSGALLSSLSLPLLEGEDRMSLVELLPLDGILYAARRGSTRIHRLDLETGEPLPPLEVYAPVRALSLWKNPV
- a CDS encoding response regulator transcription factor codes for the protein MRILLVEDDPGVREALELGLSLEGHEVRSAASPRAALELLPWAEAVVLDVLLPEGDGFSLLKEIRARSEVPVLMLTALEGVEWRVKGLRAGADDYLVKPYSLQELLARLEALARRARRREEVLAYKDLRLYPRRMEAFRGERRLSLSPKAFLLLKAFLEAPEEVLSKEALMLRVWGEPVEPATLEVHLSVLRKALGEPNPIQTVRGHGYRLFLP